The DNA segment TCAAGCGGTGGGGAAACAGGTCAGATTTGGCGGGAAGGGTGCGCCGGAGGTGGCGCACATGCGTGGGGGCTAAGACTGGCCGCTAAACAGTATCAGGACTCGCCGGCATTCCTTGCACCACGACTGTGACCCCGCAGTTTCTGCCGGCTTTCCCTACGCTTATCTTTCAGCTCAGCTAACTTGGCCTTTTGCTCATCAGTGAGAATCGCCTCGAACTGCTGGCGCATCTGGTAACGGTTTTGCATCTGCCGTACTTTCAGTTTGCCCAGTTCCGCGCCAAACTGATCCAGAGTAGACTGCTCGGCACTGCGCTCTATGGCGGTATGAATTTGCTGGCGCAGCTCTTTGAGCTGTTTGCGCAGGGCCATTCTCGCCTCCCTGGTGCTCTCCCGGTTGGATTTTAGCTGCGCCCTTTGACCCTCAGTCAGCTGCAGTTCGCGAGCCATATGCTCAAATCCATGCCTGTGGTGGCCTTCTCCACCACCGAAAGCCAATGTTGTCCCAGGAGCGGCCAGCACGCCAGCTAATGCCAGGCTGCCCATTGCTAGTTTCCAATTTTTCATCGCTTGGTCCTCTCGTTGGTATTCAGCCACTACATGGTAAGTCCAGCCTGTGTAAACGGGGGCAAACCCCAGTAAACATTTGTTAAGAACCGTAAAAAGCCGGGGCAATAGAAGCAATAAACGCCAGCGCTTTGCATATAATGGCTTCACAGCAATCGAGAGCATCCCATGAGCCGCATCCTTCTGATCGATGACGATACTGAACTGACCGATCTGCTACAGGAGTTCCTGAGCGGCGAGGGATTTGACGTGACCGCGGCAAACGATGGCGCTCACGGATTGGAGTTGGCACAGAGCCAGAATTTCGATGCCCTGATACTGGACGTAATGCTACCGGTGCACAATGGGTTTGAAGTGCTGCGCAAGCTGCGCGAAGAGGCGTCAACCACAAACCGCTCCCTGCCTGTCATCATGCTCACAGCCAGGGGCGATACCGTGGACCGTATCGTAGGCCTGGAAATGGGCGCCGATGACTACCTGCCCAAACCCTGTAACCCCCGTGAACTGGCAGCCCGTCTGCGCGCGATACTGCGCCGGGGGCGGATTGAGGAACCGGAGAACAACGATGACAGCCTGAACAGCGGCCAGCTGCGCCTGCTGCCAGCGAAACAC comes from the Microbulbifer sp. MI-G genome and includes:
- a CDS encoding response regulator transcription factor yields the protein MSRILLIDDDTELTDLLQEFLSGEGFDVTAANDGAHGLELAQSQNFDALILDVMLPVHNGFEVLRKLREEASTTNRSLPVIMLTARGDTVDRIVGLEMGADDYLPKPCNPRELAARLRAILRRGRIEEPENNDDSLNSGQLRLLPAKHQGYWSDQALSLTGAEFAVLKVLVQHAGDVVSKEILTENALGRKLMPYDRSIDVHVSNIRKKLAGKGASRDLIINIRGAGYMLTQGKR
- a CDS encoding Spy/CpxP family protein refolding chaperone, which gives rise to MKNWKLAMGSLALAGVLAAPGTTLAFGGGEGHHRHGFEHMARELQLTEGQRAQLKSNRESTREARMALRKQLKELRQQIHTAIERSAEQSTLDQFGAELGKLKVRQMQNRYQMRQQFEAILTDEQKAKLAELKDKRRESRQKLRGHSRGARNAGES